From Candidatus Omnitrophota bacterium, the proteins below share one genomic window:
- a CDS encoding secondary thiamine-phosphate synthase enzyme YjbQ yields the protein MKVHTEYLLFNTKERFELVNITPKVELAVKKSGIKEGLCLVNAMHITASIFINDDEEGLHEDFKTWLEKLAPYGKDKYQHNLSGENNGDSHLKRAIMGREVVVAITGGKLDFGPWEQIFYGEFDGQRPKKVLIKIIGG from the coding sequence ATGAAAGTGCATACCGAGTACCTTCTTTTTAATACGAAGGAGCGGTTTGAGTTAGTCAATATTACACCTAAAGTGGAATTGGCGGTTAAAAAGAGCGGTATAAAGGAGGGTTTGTGTCTTGTCAATGCGATGCACATCACTGCCAGCATCTTTATTAACGATGATGAAGAGGGGCTTCATGAGGATTTTAAAACTTGGTTAGAAAAACTTGCTCCTTACGGTAAGGATAAATATCAACACAATTTAAGCGGTGAGAATAACGGCGACAGCCATCTGAAACGGGCAATTATGGGAAGAGAAGTGGTAGTGGCTATAACGGGGGGAAAACTTGATTTTGGTCCTTGGGAGCAAATTTTTTATGGAGAATTTGACGGACAAAGACCAAAAAAAGTTTTGATTAAGATAATTGGGGGATAG